CCCATTCCAAGGGAGGCCATGAGGCTCGTTGGGAACCCTGATTCGCCTCGCCTTTTGACAATCCGTACAGGTGTTGACCATACAGAGGGTATGCAAAAATGGGCTGGGGAAAGAATCGCCGGACTCGAAAAGGAAGGGCTATGCGGCTTCATTTTTAAAAGCAGGTCCCCAAGCTCAGGGATGCAGGGCGTCAAGGTCTACAACGAAAACAATCCCCCCTCGCCCCCCTTTTCTAAAGGTGGGATGGGGGGATTTGGCACACCAAGTCAAAAAGGTGTAGGTATTTTTGCAGGCGCCTTCATGAAACGTTTCCCCCTTCTCCCGGCAGAGGATGACGGAAGACTCAATGACCCGAAACTCAGGGAAAATTTCATCGAGAGGGTCTTTGTATTCCAGAGATGGCAGGCATTCATAAAGAAAGGTGGCTTTTCAAAAGACCTCGTGAACTTTCACACTGAGCACAAACTGTTAATGCTTGCCCATAGCCCGAAACATGCCACTATTCTCGGGCATTACGTTGCAGGCTCAAAAAGCTATGCAGGAAAATTAAATGACGTTTACACAGAGACCATGTCGGAAGGCCTGCGCCTGCTTCCGACAACAAAGAAGCATACAAACGTTCTGCACCGCATAATTGGATATTTCAAAAAACAGTTATCGACCGATGAAAAACAGGAACTGCTTGACATCATTGAAAACTATCACAAGGGACTGGTTCCACTTATAGTTCCAGTTGCACTCCTTAACCACTATATACGCAAATACAATGAGCCATATTTAAAGAGACAATATTATCTGAATCCGCACCCGCTTGAACTGATGCTGAGGAATCACGTGTAAAACAAACCCCCTATACCCCTTCTGGAAGGGAGGATAGGGGGGACTCTTTTAGAAGATAATATCAGCAGCTACAGGAACTTCCGCATCCACTTTCTTTTTTTGAAAGTTCTGATTGTACCTTAAATCCTGCACCCATCGCAGACTGAACGAATTCTACGCTGATTGGCTGTGTTTCTTCATAAAGTTTTTTATCAATGACAAATTTTATTCCTTTCTCGTCGAAAACTTGATCGTTTTCTTGCGGCTCATCCAGAGCCATGCCCAGAGAGGGCCCTGATCACCCACCCTCCACTAAAGTAATCCTCACTGCATTCGGACCGTCCTTGCCCTCAAGAAACTGTTTTATAACTTCGCCTGCCTTATCAGATACCTCAAACATTCTCTTCTCCTTTTTTAAAATTTGTTATCGCCCTCAAAGCAACAACTGCGTTCTGAAACATATACATTAATTTCTTTTTGTCAACCCG
This genomic interval from Pseudomonadota bacterium contains the following:
- a CDS encoding DUF523 and DUF1722 domain-containing protein, whose product is MEKIRIGISRCLLGDKVRYDGGHKHDRYITDTLSQYFEWVPVCPEVEYGLPIPREAMRLVGNPDSPRLLTIRTGVDHTEGMQKWAGERIAGLEKEGLCGFIFKSRSPSSGMQGVKVYNENNPPSPPFSKGGMGGFGTPSQKGVGIFAGAFMKRFPLLPAEDDGRLNDPKLRENFIERVFVFQRWQAFIKKGGFSKDLVNFHTEHKLLMLAHSPKHATILGHYVAGSKSYAGKLNDVYTETMSEGLRLLPTTKKHTNVLHRIIGYFKKQLSTDEKQELLDIIENYHKGLVPLIVPVALLNHYIRKYNEPYLKRQYYLNPHPLELMLRNHV